In bacterium 336/3, the following proteins share a genomic window:
- a CDS encoding acyl-CoA dehydrogenase, translating into MLTQEGQNNAKTKVFEKRLKQDTFEHPDFYQLDDLFNEEQKMIRQAVRDFVKKEISPYIEQWYENNHFPYEIVKKFGDLGVFGPTLPQEYGCGGLDYISYGLMMQEVERGDSGMRSTASVQGSLVMYPIYKFGSEEQKKKFLPKLASGEFLGCFGLTEPDFGSNPSGMVTNFKDMGDHYLLNGAKMWISNSPYADVAVVWAKNEDGRIKGLIVEKGMEGFSAPEIHGKWSLRASITGELVFDNVKVPKENLLPLADGLNAPMKCLDSARYGISWGALGVAMDCYESARKYAAERIQFGKPIGAFQLIQKKLAEMLTEITKAQLVCWRLGSLMNEGKATSSQISLAKRNSIEIALNTAREARQIHGGMGITNEYPIMRHMMNLESVVTYEGTHDIHLLILGHEITGIPAFK; encoded by the coding sequence ATGCTTACCCAAGAAGGACAAAACAACGCAAAAACGAAAGTATTTGAAAAAAGATTGAAACAAGATACTTTTGAACATCCAGATTTCTATCAGTTGGATGACTTGTTCAATGAAGAACAAAAAATGATTCGTCAAGCTGTTAGAGATTTTGTAAAAAAAGAAATTTCTCCTTATATCGAACAATGGTATGAAAATAATCACTTTCCTTATGAGATTGTGAAAAAATTTGGTGATTTGGGTGTTTTTGGTCCTACTTTACCTCAAGAATATGGTTGTGGTGGATTAGACTATATCTCGTATGGTCTGATGATGCAAGAAGTGGAAAGAGGTGATTCTGGTATGCGTTCTACGGCTTCGGTACAAGGCTCTCTTGTGATGTATCCTATTTATAAATTTGGTTCTGAAGAGCAGAAAAAGAAGTTTTTACCAAAATTGGCGAGTGGTGAGTTTTTGGGGTGTTTCGGATTAACTGAACCAGACTTTGGCTCAAATCCAAGTGGAATGGTCACCAATTTCAAAGACATGGGAGACCATTATTTGCTCAATGGTGCTAAAATGTGGATTTCAAATTCACCTTATGCTGATGTGGCTGTGGTTTGGGCTAAAAATGAAGATGGTAGAATCAAAGGTTTAATTGTAGAAAAAGGAATGGAAGGCTTTTCTGCTCCTGAAATACATGGAAAATGGTCTTTGAGAGCAAGCATTACAGGCGAATTGGTATTTGATAATGTAAAAGTTCCTAAAGAAAATTTATTACCATTGGCTGATGGGCTGAACGCTCCTATGAAATGCTTAGACTCAGCTCGTTATGGAATTTCTTGGGGAGCTTTGGGTGTAGCCATGGATTGTTATGAGTCTGCTCGTAAATATGCAGCAGAGCGTATTCAGTTTGGTAAGCCGATTGGAGCATTCCAATTGATACAGAAAAAATTAGCAGAAATGCTTACAGAAATCACCAAAGCTCAGCTGGTTTGTTGGCGTTTGGGTTCTTTGATGAATGAGGGAAAAGCTACTTCATCTCAAATTTCACTTGCAAAACGTAATAGTATTGAAATTGCTTTGAATACAGCTCGTGAAGCTCGCCAGATACATGGTGGTATGGGTATTACAAACGAGTATCCTATTATGCGACACATGATGAACCTTGAAAGTGTGGTTACTTATGAAGGTACACACGATATTCACTTGCTCATTTTAGGTCACGAAATTACAGGTATTCCTGCATTCAAATAA